In Mercurialis annua linkage group LG5, ddMerAnnu1.2, whole genome shotgun sequence, a single genomic region encodes these proteins:
- the LOC126681998 gene encoding protein FAR1-RELATED SEQUENCE 5-like: protein MGEFPLFRRNSWVNWVRHVILWTLHYNTNMCQSHLKVIIRLQFKNKFCLSTATSIIMLSDEVTCSENGEDIFNDGNVPNVIEIDKNYKTLKDDTLLGQIVSNETEAYELYCDYGFCKGFSIRKGKQAYYAGTKKIRTKEYYCSKHGYKNDEVSGEVSFNRLDGRTGCKAMIHFVVDEQEQWKKDIYYEVCEQLDIKLSGSLSYSNITERALSFKSEFNILRTVTSSKGKVLKSMMNVGIRAIDAFSYMAEESGGPENLGFTKKDCYNFVNAERLKLIEVGDSQSLVNLFKTRSHEEGGMYYWDVQLDTNGRMTNFFWRDGRSKIDYDCFGDVVIFYTTYRTNRYNLICAPFVGVNHHWQNIMFGCAFFSDETTKSFEWLFSTFLESMGGQQPKTIITDQDKTMENAIASIFPDSRHRLCMWHICKNETSHLGSLNSNKVFQNLFHKCMHECDSEVEFEEVWVKMISDYTNGEHS from the exons ATGGGA GAGTTTCCCTTATTCAGGAGAAATTCTTGGGTGAACTGGGTTCGCCACGTCATTTTATGGACTCTCCATTACAATACTAACATGTGTCAAAGTCATTTAAAA GTAATTATCAGATTACAATTCAAGAACAAATTTTGTCTCAGCACTGCAACTTCAATTATTATGCTCag TGATGAAGTTACATGTTCAGAAAATGGTGAAGATATTTTTAATGATGGGAATGTTCCTAATGTGATagaaatcgataaaaattataaaactctAAAAGATGATACATTATTGGGTCAAATTGTGAGCAACGAAACAGAGGCCTACGAGTTGTATTGTGATTATGGGTTTTGCAAAGGATTTAGCATTAGAAAGGGAAAACAAGCATATTATGCGGGcactaaaaaaattagaacaaaAGAGTATTATTGTTCAAAGCATGGATACAAGAATGATGAGGTATCAGGTGAGGTATCTTTCAATAGGTTAGATGGTAGAACGGGATGCAAAGCGATGATTCATTTTGTTGTTGATGAACAAGAACAATGGAAG AAAGATATTTACTACGAAGTGTGCGAACAGTTGGATATTAAACTTTCTGGGTCACTGAGTTATTCTAATATTACAGAAAGGGCACTAAgtttcaaatc ggagtttaatatcctgcGAACAGTTACTAGTTCAAAAGGCAAGGTTCTTAAGTCTATGATGAATGTGGGAATTAGAGCAATTGATGCATTTTCATATATGGCTGAAGAAAGTGGTGGTCCTGAAAATTTAGGATTCACAAAGAAAGATTGTTATAATTTTGTTAATGCGGAAAGATTGAAGTTAATAGAGGTTGGAGATTCTCAGAGTTTGGTTAATCTTTTTAAGACTAGAAGTCATGAAGAAGGAGGTATGTATTACTGGGATGTGCAACTTGATACTAATGGAAGAATGACTAATTTCTTTTGGAGGGATGGCAGATCAAAAATTGACTATGATTGTTTTGGAGATGTGGTTATTTTTTATACTACTTATCGCACGAATAGATATAATCTAATATGTGCACCATTTGTGGGGGTAAATCATCATTGGCAAAATATCATGTTTGGATGTGCATTTTTTTCAGATGAAACTACCAAGTCCTTTGAATGGCTCTTTAGCACGTTTTTAGAGTCAATGGGAGGCCAACAACCAAAAACTATAATCACTGATCAAGATAAAACGATGGAAAATGCAATTGCATCTATTTTTCCCGACTCACGTCATCGTTTATGTATGTGGCACATTTGTAAGAATGAAACCTCACATTTAGGCAGTTTGAATTCTAACAAAGTGTTtcaaaatttgtttcataaatgtATGCATGAGTGTGATTCAGAAGTAGAATTTGAAGAAGTTTGGGTTAAAATGATTTCAGATTATACTAATGGTGAGCATAGCTAG